TTGCTTCATGTTCCTCCTTGTGGAGATTATTTGAGTGAAGATCTGTGCAAGCTCTTTCCTTGCCTTCATGGCCATGTGGAACAATGTCCCTGGAAGGTTTATGGGCATTGAGTTGTACCCTCTCTCAATAGTGTAGTAGCATCGCTTCAAATCCTCTCCACACAAATTTTCATCTCTTCCAAAAATTGTAAGCAAGGCCACATTCAAGGTATACTGCAAAAGAtaacaagagaagaaaaagtgaaaaaccCATTATTTATTTGGTAAATACACATCAGAAATCAACAAGGGTTGAAGACCATGACGACCGGAGATTTATCTCTGAAGTTTTCATGATGCATATAGTTTTTGTAATAAAGTAGAACAACAACTAtaattgtttgtttctttattttgatttgcatgAATGTGAAGGAAGTGCATACGTTAAGGGTAGAATATCTCCAAAATTAAACATATCTAAGCAACTTTTGAGTAAAATTGAAGTAGAAAACAATTAGGATTAAAATCTAGAGAAAAACAAGTTTGAATTTCGTAAGTTTTATAATGAAGAACAATATAATCGAAGAGAGAAATAGAGGATTTTGGTCTGGTTTTAGGGCTTACAGTTTTCATTTCAAGGAAAGTGGTGATCAACTTTCCTTCACATGATTTGAGGCAACTTTGGGCAATGGATTCAATGTCAGAGACTAGGTCTTTAATGGTCTCGGGCATGACTGTGCGAAGGACAAGCCTTCTGAGGTTAGCATGGTATGCTCCTTGGTGGAAGAAAATTGCTTGCTTCCCCAACATCCTCTCTTTGCTAGCAGGATATGTTGGTTTGAAGAGTTGATCTTTGTTCAATATAAACTTTGCTGCTTCCGAGTCAGAAATCATCACACAAGGATAACCCAAAATGTGTGACTTGAACATAGAGCCATACCTAttgaaaatatacataaaataatcaaaagaataATTAACCTTATGTACCGAATAGTGCATATGTTAATGCAAGTGACCATTTTAATGAACAAGTTCGAAAGGTTGATGAGAGTGGCAAAAGAATTGTTATGAACCTCTTGATTTTTGTGGCAAAGAAAATGGTTGGGTCTTGAGAATACATTCGGAAGGTTTCTCCTATGTAAGGCCAGCCCATGGTCCCGGGAGGAAGTGGTGATTGTTTTCCTTTAAAAGATAAGAGGAAGGATTTGGCGAGTGATTTGAACAGAAAAATGGATAGGAAAGAAACAAACAAGCACAACACAGTGCTGAGATCCATGTCTAATGGTTGTAGCTTGTCCAGTTGTAGGTGGAtagtgaaagaagaagaaagatgaacaGGGTGTGTCTTGTGACAAACAAGTTAAACATTAGAGGTATTTATGTGACAAAAAAGTTCATGCATATTTTAATATGTGatgcttttttaatttctgttacaTATTAAACGAAACTAaagaaaagtaaacaaaattagGAAGGAAATGTTGATTTcgaaacattttttctttattttttaaaaacaataaggaaagttggttgaaaataaataaattgattaattgCATTATTTGATTTACTTTCCTTTATCCCTACTGGTGattgatataaataataataaataaatataaaaaacaccaataaattattaaattaagtgATATTGAATATGATTCTTCTAAACAAGATGTCAAACTAACAAAACACCTCATCATTAAAtacaaccaataaaaaattacaattatcataagataaaaaaaaatatctatcatttcttagatttattttaattccttcTAATAAATATGTAATATAACTAACAAGTAGGGATGGAAATGAGCTCAGCAGTTTGTCGAGGGTCTTTGACTCGACCTATGTAAGGCTTGGCTCGGCTCAACTTGTTTACTATAAAGGTCAAGctcaagctttttaaaaaacatttttagatAAAATGGTCAAgcttaaactataaaaaaagcttGTTAAGTTTGACAAGCCGACttgtttaactaataataataataataataataataataataataactttattttattaaatcttatcttatccagattttattctatctagattttattttatccagattttattccatccagattttatttcttcCCGATCTTAtttcatcaaatcttatcttatcttgtccatattttattttatttcgtttatgggcttggacttaaaataaatttgtgagcgctttggggctgaggacctatataacaacaccaaggttttagtttagggagttttttttcagagaggagaataattctag
This region of Glycine soja cultivar W05 chromosome 17, ASM419377v2, whole genome shotgun sequence genomic DNA includes:
- the LOC114392176 gene encoding abscisic acid 8'-hydroxylase CYP707A2-like, which codes for MDLSTVLCLFVSFLSIFLFKSLAKSFLLSFKGKQSPLPPGTMGWPYIGETFRMYSQDPTIFFATKIKRYGSMFKSHILGYPCVMISDSEAAKFILNKDQLFKPTYPASKERMLGKQAIFFHQGAYHANLRRLVLRTVMPETIKDLVSDIESIAQSCLKSCEGKLITTFLEMKTYTLNVALLTIFGRDENLCGEDLKRCYYTIERGYNSMPINLPGTLFHMAMKARKELAQIFTQIISTRRNMKQDHNDLLGLFMSEKSGLTDEQIIDNIVGVIFAARDTTASILTWILKYLDENPCVLEAVTEEQESILRAKEESGEKMDLNWSDTKNMLITTRVIQETLRIASILSFTFREAVEDVEFQGHLIPKGWKVLPLFRIIHHSPDNFKEPEKFDPSRFEVAPKPNTFMPFGDGAHACPGNELAQLEILVLLHHLTRNYRWSIIGEKNRIQYGPFALPENGLPIKLYPKK